The proteins below come from a single Faecalibaculum rodentium genomic window:
- a CDS encoding AI-2E family transporter: MNKHRIPWTLILVLVAAVLFILNFPAVLKWIGLLWNAALPLILGGCLAFVLNLIMDPMEHWFRRYSPAFEKKARPLAITISLFIFLGIITLLCILVLPQLVESIQLLVKTIPGYVKDLQVFLSNLFKDHPQIADSINSLNIDWNSMFQKITGFLSSGVQGALNSAFSVVTSITSATINSIIMLIFAIYILADKERFVRIYHRLCSLYLTKEKEARLTHILVTFDSSFRSFVIGQCTDALILGTMCTVGMWIFRLPYAPMIGTLVGVTNIIPMIGAFIGGGIGCFLVFTVSPMKALVFLIFLCVIQQFESNVIYPRIVGNSVGLPGIFVTMVIVIGGALAGVAGMVMGIPIAAAVYKLVSQYFVRKEIEAGLRPSGAGEDMADSSAA, from the coding sequence ATGAACAAACACAGAATCCCCTGGACGCTCATCCTGGTACTGGTGGCAGCGGTCCTCTTCATCCTGAATTTCCCTGCGGTCCTCAAATGGATCGGCCTGCTCTGGAATGCCGCCCTTCCGCTGATTCTCGGCGGCTGTCTGGCATTTGTCCTGAATCTGATCATGGATCCCATGGAGCACTGGTTCAGGCGGTACAGTCCGGCTTTCGAAAAAAAGGCCAGGCCACTGGCCATCACCATTTCCCTGTTCATCTTCCTGGGCATCATCACCCTGCTGTGCATCCTGGTGCTCCCGCAGCTGGTGGAGAGCATTCAGCTGCTGGTGAAAACCATCCCCGGCTATGTGAAGGATCTGCAGGTCTTTCTGTCGAATCTCTTCAAGGACCATCCCCAGATTGCGGACTCCATCAACAGCCTGAACATTGACTGGAACTCCATGTTCCAGAAAATCACGGGCTTTCTCTCCAGCGGCGTGCAGGGAGCGCTGAATTCCGCCTTCAGTGTCGTCACCAGCATTACCAGTGCAACGATCAACAGCATCATCATGCTGATTTTTGCCATCTATATCCTCGCCGACAAGGAACGGTTTGTCCGGATCTACCACAGACTCTGTTCGCTGTACCTGACGAAGGAAAAAGAAGCCCGCCTCACACACATTCTGGTGACTTTTGACAGCTCATTCCGGTCCTTTGTCATTGGACAGTGCACCGATGCCCTGATCCTGGGGACCATGTGCACAGTCGGCATGTGGATTTTCCGGCTCCCCTACGCGCCGATGATCGGCACACTCGTGGGGGTCACGAACATCATTCCCATGATCGGTGCCTTCATAGGCGGCGGCATCGGCTGTTTCCTGGTATTCACGGTATCTCCCATGAAAGCGCTGGTGTTCCTGATTTTCCTGTGTGTTATCCAGCAGTTTGAATCCAATGTGATTTATCCCAGGATCGTGGGCAATTCCGTGGGACTCCCTGGCATTTTTGTGACGATGGTCATCGTCATCGGTGGTGCCCTGGCGGGTGTGGCCGGTATGGTCATGGGCATTCCCATTGCGGCAGCTGTCTACAAACTGGTTTCTCAGTACTTTGTGAGAAAGGAAATCGAAGCAGGACTGCGGCCCTCGGGTGCCGGGGAGGACATGGCGGATTCGTCCGCAGCCTGA
- the purF gene encoding amidophosphoribosyltransferase: protein MFDELHEECGVFGCYHIPDAASMTYYGLHSLQHRGQEASGIAAEHDGEITVLKGRGLTVDVFRKPELASLEGVNAIGHVRYSTAGGAEAANIQPIVSHSSRLGDVAVAHNGQIVNEKELRRELEEKGAIFQGTSDSEVILHLIRMEEGTLEERVKKAAARLEGAFAVLVEGEGKLFAFRDTHGLRPLSTARFQDGWMVSSETCAFEVMGIYDSETVPAGGFCTFEDGILRRSSYREADAPRVCAMEYIYFARPDSVIEDVNVHKFRKETGRILATGDDVQADVVIGVPDSSLSAAIGYSEASGLPFETGLVKNRYVGRTFIQPTQEMRDRGVRMKLSPVKEAVEGKSVIMIDDSIVRGTTSRRIVRLLREAGAREIHVRIASPVLKLPCFYGVDISTKEELIGHRMTVEEIREYLEADSLRFMTPEQLRFAAGTAGLCTACFDGSYCTDLYSYSEVLSN from the coding sequence ATGTTCGATGAACTGCATGAAGAATGCGGTGTGTTCGGGTGCTATCACATTCCGGATGCCGCCAGCATGACATACTATGGCCTGCACTCCCTGCAGCACAGGGGACAGGAAGCCAGCGGTATCGCCGCAGAGCATGACGGAGAGATCACCGTGCTCAAGGGCCGGGGCCTGACAGTGGATGTGTTCCGCAAACCGGAGCTGGCATCCCTGGAGGGTGTCAACGCCATAGGGCATGTGCGGTACAGCACCGCCGGGGGTGCCGAGGCGGCGAACATTCAGCCCATTGTCTCGCACAGCAGCCGGCTGGGGGACGTGGCGGTAGCTCACAATGGCCAGATCGTGAACGAGAAGGAACTCCGTCGCGAGCTGGAGGAAAAGGGTGCGATTTTCCAGGGGACCAGTGATTCCGAGGTCATTCTGCATCTGATCCGGATGGAGGAGGGAACCCTGGAGGAACGGGTAAAGAAAGCCGCAGCCAGACTGGAAGGCGCGTTTGCGGTTCTCGTGGAAGGAGAAGGAAAGCTGTTTGCCTTCCGTGACACCCATGGCCTGCGTCCTCTTTCGACAGCAAGATTCCAGGACGGCTGGATGGTTTCCAGTGAGACCTGTGCCTTTGAAGTCATGGGAATTTATGACAGCGAAACGGTGCCGGCGGGCGGGTTCTGCACCTTTGAGGACGGCATCCTGCGGCGGTCCAGCTACCGGGAAGCGGATGCACCCCGGGTCTGTGCCATGGAATACATCTATTTTGCCCGGCCCGACAGTGTGATCGAGGACGTGAACGTCCACAAGTTCCGGAAGGAAACCGGACGGATTCTGGCCACCGGCGATGATGTACAGGCGGATGTCGTCATTGGGGTCCCGGACTCCAGCCTGTCTGCAGCCATCGGGTATTCCGAGGCCAGCGGGCTGCCCTTTGAAACGGGTCTGGTGAAAAACCGCTATGTGGGCCGGACATTCATTCAGCCGACGCAGGAAATGCGGGACAGGGGTGTGCGCATGAAGCTCTCCCCGGTGAAGGAAGCCGTGGAGGGAAAGTCCGTGATCATGATCGATGACAGCATCGTGCGCGGAACCACCAGCCGGCGCATCGTCCGTCTCCTGCGGGAAGCGGGGGCCCGTGAGATCCATGTGCGGATCGCCAGTCCGGTGCTGAAGCTGCCCTGTTTCTATGGGGTGGACATCAGCACGAAGGAGGAGCTGATCGGGCACAGAATGACCGTGGAGGAAATCCGGGAATATCTGGAGGCAGATTCCCTGAGGTTCATGACGCCGGAGCAGCTGCGGTTTGCGGCAGGCACTGCCGGGCTTTGCACAGCCTGCTTTGACGGCAGCTATTGTACGGATTTGTACAGCTACAGCGAGGTCCTGAGCAACTGA
- the trxA gene encoding thioredoxin produces MIKQVESVESFKKIVEEPAVLMDFFATWCGPCKMLHPVLESVSEKVEGVTVAQCDIDKFPEIAAAFKVQSVPTLFFFKNGTPVAATAGFQPEPQLMQFIQQAQAK; encoded by the coding sequence ATGATCAAGCAAGTAGAAAGCGTGGAAAGCTTTAAGAAAATTGTAGAAGAGCCCGCAGTGCTCATGGACTTTTTCGCCACCTGGTGTGGTCCCTGTAAAATGCTGCACCCCGTACTGGAGTCAGTATCCGAAAAGGTGGAAGGCGTCACAGTTGCCCAGTGCGACATCGACAAGTTCCCGGAAATTGCTGCAGCCTTCAAGGTGCAGAGTGTTCCGACGCTGTTCTTCTTCAAGAACGGCACCCCGGTTGCCGCAACAGCCGGATTCCAGCCGGAACCCCAGCTGATGCAGTTCATTCAGCAGGCACAGGCAAAGTAA
- a CDS encoding recombinase family protein yields the protein MEYGYMLRKNGESVEPFCEGEIYSDLYGDTGYPSLRELLDVVETGDRVTLPSIYVLGHNLSQVCLNWQTLKEKDVDVHVLDFPFAVENPQAFCRILSYLNDSAAVSRKERKLSGLNGVKARGIRLGRRPLGMPEAFESLYAEYKKGNISCREAARQLDISHTTFLRWGRDLDARLWEEETGE from the coding sequence ATGGAATATGGATATATGCTGCGGAAAAACGGTGAGTCGGTGGAGCCGTTCTGCGAGGGGGAAATCTACAGTGACTTGTATGGAGACACCGGGTACCCTTCCCTGAGGGAACTGCTGGATGTGGTGGAAACCGGGGACAGAGTCACGCTTCCTTCCATTTATGTCCTGGGCCACAACCTGTCACAGGTCTGCCTGAACTGGCAGACACTGAAGGAAAAGGACGTGGATGTGCACGTCCTGGATTTTCCTTTTGCTGTTGAAAATCCCCAGGCTTTCTGCCGCATTCTTTCTTACCTGAATGATTCAGCCGCAGTATCCCGGAAGGAGCGAAAGCTGTCCGGTCTCAACGGTGTGAAAGCCCGGGGCATCCGTCTGGGCAGACGGCCTCTGGGAATGCCCGAGGCCTTTGAATCTCTGTATGCCGAGTACAAGAAAGGGAACATCTCCTGCCGGGAAGCTGCCCGGCAGCTGGATATCTCCCATACGACCTTCCTGCGCTGGGGCCGTGATCTGGATGCCAGACTGTGGGAAGAAGAGACAGGAGAATGA
- a CDS encoding aldehyde dehydrogenase family protein, which produces MNTQNIREITDGQRAFFATEQTLDVSFRKRQLARLEAAVYAWQPEIEQALFQDLGKDATESWMTEIGMVLSEIRYQRRHLEEFARESCVPTPLANFYARSRIVKMPYGTVLVMSPWNYPFLLSMQPLVEALAAGNTVVLKPGSASSHTSQVMADMLASVFPSSYVAVIQGGHAENSALLAQKFDYIFFTGSRHVGQVVLEAAAKYVTPVTLELGGKSPAIVDETADIALSARRILWGKALNAGQTCVAPDYVLVHESVKDGLVRQLRHEANIQVNADAKIITEKAFARLSGLIEAEEKLGRPVYSRGREYPKIGMTIVDDVQWSDPVMDQEIFGPILPVLTYSDWETDVVQKMKDLPHPLACYLFSRNHGHIQWMKTRMQFGGGCVNDTVIQLASDRLPFGGVGDSGMGQYHGKFGFDTFTHLKSVVEKGLWIDVPVRYRPFTTRAEKLIRRLMK; this is translated from the coding sequence ATGAATACACAGAACATCAGGGAAATCACAGACGGCCAGCGGGCATTCTTTGCCACCGAACAGACGCTGGATGTATCCTTCCGCAAACGCCAGCTGGCCCGCCTGGAGGCAGCAGTGTATGCCTGGCAGCCAGAGATTGAACAGGCCCTCTTCCAGGACCTGGGAAAAGACGCCACCGAGAGCTGGATGACGGAAATCGGCATGGTGCTTTCGGAGATCCGGTATCAGCGCCGGCATCTCGAGGAATTCGCACGGGAAAGCTGCGTCCCGACACCTCTGGCGAACTTCTATGCCCGCAGCCGGATCGTGAAAATGCCCTATGGAACGGTTCTGGTGATGAGTCCCTGGAACTATCCGTTCCTGCTCTCCATGCAGCCCCTTGTGGAGGCACTCGCCGCCGGCAATACCGTTGTGCTCAAACCCGGCAGTGCCAGCAGCCATACCTCACAGGTCATGGCAGACATGCTCGCCAGCGTGTTTCCCTCCAGCTATGTGGCGGTGATCCAGGGCGGTCATGCGGAAAACAGCGCGCTGCTGGCCCAGAAATTTGACTACATTTTCTTTACCGGCAGCCGGCATGTCGGACAGGTGGTGCTGGAGGCAGCCGCAAAATACGTGACACCGGTCACACTGGAACTCGGCGGCAAGAGTCCGGCAATCGTTGACGAAACAGCTGACATTGCCCTGAGTGCCCGCCGCATTCTCTGGGGCAAGGCCCTCAATGCCGGCCAGACCTGCGTTGCACCGGACTATGTGCTGGTGCATGAAAGCGTGAAGGATGGACTGGTCAGGCAGCTGCGGCACGAAGCCAACATTCAGGTCAATGCCGATGCGAAAATCATCACCGAAAAGGCCTTCGCGAGGCTCTCCGGACTGATCGAAGCGGAAGAGAAACTGGGGCGTCCAGTGTATTCCAGGGGACGGGAGTATCCGAAAATCGGCATGACGATCGTGGATGATGTGCAGTGGAGCGACCCGGTGATGGACCAGGAGATCTTTGGCCCGATCCTGCCGGTTCTCACATATTCAGACTGGGAAACGGATGTGGTGCAGAAAATGAAGGATCTGCCGCATCCCCTGGCCTGCTATCTGTTTTCCCGGAACCATGGGCATATCCAGTGGATGAAGACCAGGATGCAGTTTGGCGGCGGATGTGTGAATGACACGGTGATCCAGCTGGCCAGTGACCGGCTGCCCTTTGGCGGTGTGGGAGATTCCGGCATGGGACAGTACCACGGCAAATTCGGATTTGACACCTTTACACACCTCAAGAGTGTGGTGGAAAAGGGTCTCTGGATCGATGTGCCTGTCAGATACCGGCCATTTACCACGAGGGCAGAAAAACTCATTCGCAGACTCATGAAGTGA
- a CDS encoding GNAT family N-acetyltransferase, producing MNRKCREGTATMIEIMECTNNAMLEETAALAAEIWHEYFSSLLTPDQIDYMVEKFQSSEAMKRQVETEQYGYWQVRQDGTLIGYIGLQFQKDRLFLSKLYLRQESRGQGIASRMLEKVYDTAREFGYDRLWLTCNKHNRHSLDVYAAKGFVCIGEDVTDIGQGYVMDDYFLEKTL from the coding sequence TTGAACCGAAAGTGCAGGGAGGGAACAGCGACGATGATTGAAATCATGGAATGCACCAACAATGCGATGCTGGAGGAAACGGCTGCTCTGGCTGCGGAAATCTGGCATGAGTATTTCAGCAGCCTGCTGACACCGGACCAGATCGACTACATGGTGGAAAAGTTTCAGAGCAGCGAGGCAATGAAGCGCCAGGTGGAAACGGAACAGTATGGCTACTGGCAGGTCAGGCAGGATGGGACCCTGATTGGCTACATCGGCCTCCAGTTCCAGAAAGACCGTCTGTTTCTGTCGAAACTCTACCTCCGGCAGGAAAGCCGCGGACAGGGGATCGCCAGCCGGATGCTGGAAAAGGTGTACGACACAGCGCGGGAGTTCGGATACGACAGACTCTGGCTCACCTGCAACAAGCACAATCGTCACAGTCTGGATGTATATGCAGCCAAGGGATTTGTGTGCATTGGCGAAGACGTGACGGACATCGGTCAGGGATATGTCATGGATGATTATTTTCTGGAAAAAACCCTGTGA
- a CDS encoding CHAP domain-containing protein: MKTLRTILLSAAVVLSAIQLMPALPVFAAETSAQAPIMAQAQQTGSAIDKLSGGATFKVPDSVPVSPGEGSPTAEPEPALPSLQPDFSNAAVWKDSPSPYNTPGLWGQCTWFAWSRFMELYGYDPGFRGNGYECVDQLLAAHPDAFTRSDTPVAGSMFSSYNHVGFILKVDGDVWTIQDGNQDLVSNPDWEEAIRDWRTVTMTRDEFVSQVGTVWFANPVNPVTFSE, translated from the coding sequence ATGAAAACACTCAGAACAATTCTCCTGAGTGCGGCGGTTGTCCTGTCTGCCATCCAACTTATGCCGGCCCTGCCGGTGTTCGCGGCGGAAACCTCGGCCCAGGCTCCGATCATGGCCCAGGCCCAGCAGACCGGATCTGCGATCGACAAACTCAGTGGAGGTGCCACCTTCAAGGTGCCGGACTCCGTTCCGGTTTCGCCTGGTGAAGGATCACCGACCGCTGAGCCCGAACCCGCGCTGCCGTCCCTGCAGCCGGATTTCTCCAATGCGGCGGTCTGGAAAGACTCGCCGTCTCCCTACAACACCCCGGGGCTCTGGGGCCAGTGCACCTGGTTTGCCTGGAGCCGGTTCATGGAACTCTACGGCTATGATCCGGGGTTCCGTGGCAACGGGTACGAATGTGTGGATCAGCTTCTGGCCGCACATCCGGATGCATTCACCAGAAGCGACACCCCGGTAGCCGGATCCATGTTTTCCAGCTACAATCACGTGGGGTTCATCCTGAAGGTTGACGGTGACGTCTGGACCATTCAGGATGGCAATCAGGATCTGGTTTCCAATCCCGACTGGGAGGAAGCCATCCGGGACTGGCGGACAGTGACGATGACCCGGGACGAATTCGTTTCTCAGGTGGGAACGGTATGGTTCGCCAATCCGGTGAATCCCGTCACATTCAGCGAATAA
- the recQ gene encoding DNA helicase RecQ has protein sequence MSEQSQTRALEVLRQYFGYDAFRPGQKQAVEAILHHQDLLAVMPTGAGKSICFQVPALACPGVTLVISPLISLMQDQVRELVAAGIPAAYFNRSLSAAQYKTALARLRQGQYKIVYAAPERLMAPAFLDICRELDISLIAVDEAHCVSQWGQDFRPSYLKIREFIESLSQRPPVAAFTATATGPVRQQIISLLGLQTPVQVVTGFDRPNLTWQVHRESDRLTALTYLIRQHRDQSGIVYCATRKTVEEVAAHLAKRGLSARPYHAGLGEEQRRQTQEDFIYDRIPVIVATNAFGMGINKPDVRYVIHYQMPASMEAYYQEAGRAGRDGDPAQCILLYSPQDLRLQSYMIENGDPNPELSQEEAQLVKKRDMDRLFQMRSYAQSTSCLRSQILRYFGEDPGEDCGKCSNCLADYEDRDVTAMAMAIFAGIVRTGSRFGQKRVIEVLRGADTEFIRSRNLKTNPAYGKLREHTARLLETLVTQLCENGYLQVTGDYPILSLTPKACRAISSHSPVTVKTATSAERYTVLEESDELFEALRDVRRTIAQKHRIPAYAVFNDATLHAMASKKPCTKEEMLRVQGIGEIKLRKYGQAFLRVIQKHRRTEAAGADADVDPDL, from the coding sequence ATGTCAGAACAGTCCCAAACCCGCGCCCTGGAGGTGCTTCGACAATACTTTGGATACGACGCCTTCCGGCCGGGACAGAAACAGGCTGTAGAAGCCATCCTGCATCACCAGGATCTCCTGGCTGTGATGCCCACCGGTGCAGGCAAGTCCATCTGCTTCCAGGTGCCGGCCCTCGCTTGCCCTGGAGTCACGCTGGTGATTTCACCTCTCATCAGCCTTATGCAGGATCAGGTCCGGGAACTGGTGGCAGCAGGGATCCCCGCTGCGTATTTCAACCGCTCCCTGTCTGCCGCGCAATACAAAACAGCGCTTGCAAGACTGCGGCAGGGGCAGTACAAAATCGTGTATGCGGCACCCGAGCGCCTGATGGCACCGGCGTTTCTCGATATCTGCCGGGAGCTGGATATCAGCCTCATTGCGGTGGATGAAGCCCACTGCGTCTCGCAATGGGGACAGGACTTCCGGCCATCCTATCTGAAAATCCGGGAGTTCATAGAATCCCTGTCCCAGCGTCCGCCGGTTGCAGCGTTCACAGCCACAGCCACAGGCCCGGTCCGGCAGCAGATCATCAGCCTGCTTGGCCTGCAGACCCCTGTGCAGGTCGTGACGGGATTTGACCGGCCCAATCTCACGTGGCAGGTGCACCGGGAAAGCGACCGGCTGACAGCCCTGACATATCTGATCAGGCAGCACCGGGATCAGTCCGGTATCGTCTACTGCGCAACGCGGAAAACCGTGGAAGAAGTAGCCGCACACCTTGCAAAACGCGGACTCAGCGCACGACCCTACCATGCGGGGCTTGGCGAAGAGCAGCGGCGGCAGACCCAGGAGGACTTCATTTATGACCGCATTCCGGTGATCGTGGCCACCAATGCCTTCGGCATGGGCATCAACAAGCCGGATGTCCGCTACGTCATCCACTACCAGATGCCGGCTTCCATGGAGGCCTATTACCAGGAAGCCGGGCGTGCCGGACGGGACGGTGATCCGGCTCAGTGCATTCTGCTGTACAGTCCCCAGGATCTGCGGCTGCAGTCCTACATGATTGAAAACGGCGACCCGAACCCCGAGCTGTCGCAGGAGGAAGCACAGCTGGTGAAGAAGCGCGACATGGACCGACTGTTCCAGATGCGGTCCTATGCACAGTCCACAAGCTGTCTGCGTTCACAGATCCTCCGGTACTTCGGGGAGGATCCGGGGGAGGACTGTGGCAAGTGCTCCAACTGTCTGGCAGACTACGAGGACCGGGATGTGACTGCAATGGCCATGGCCATCTTTGCGGGCATTGTCCGGACCGGATCCCGGTTCGGTCAGAAGCGTGTCATCGAAGTGCTGCGTGGTGCGGATACAGAATTCATCCGCAGCCGGAACCTGAAGACAAACCCGGCATACGGAAAGCTTCGGGAGCACACAGCCAGATTGCTGGAAACACTGGTGACGCAGCTCTGCGAAAACGGATACCTGCAGGTGACGGGAGACTATCCCATCCTGTCCCTGACGCCAAAAGCCTGCCGGGCAATTTCCTCCCACAGTCCCGTGACAGTGAAAACCGCCACCTCTGCCGAACGGTATACCGTCCTGGAGGAAAGCGATGAGCTCTTTGAGGCACTGCGGGATGTCCGGAGAACCATTGCGCAGAAACACCGGATCCCGGCCTATGCTGTGTTCAACGATGCAACGCTGCATGCCATGGCATCGAAAAAGCCCTGCACGAAGGAAGAGATGCTCCGGGTGCAGGGGATTGGCGAGATCAAGCTGAGAAAATATGGTCAGGCGTTCCTGCGTGTCATTCAGAAACATCGCCGAACAGAGGCTGCCGGCGCAGACGCTGACGTAGATCCGGATCTCTGA
- a CDS encoding CHAP domain-containing protein → MKTKKIFAALTAVCLSAQAAGLTAFAETIVPDEGTDGSSSASTQPAGTTVPDPTNTSPVSPEPAEPVTPPAAPEQPDAPAEPEAGQQPEAPDQPDQPQPPENPETPEAPDKPDNPDDPENPVDPENPVDPENPEDPENPEDPNAPAEPEQPEEPSEKPAEPAEPEQPATPEPAPVQPAPVAPYEPALPDNPSYTIPSGPYAPLKVINTMEDARLTIPGLGDIRLLPDFNNARAWKGSSSSYNTPGLWGQCTWFAWGRFYEIYGFDPGFTGNGNQCVDQLLAAHPDKFEKSDMPKAGAVFSSDYAHNHVGLVLAVDEEQDLMLIQEANFDGVSNPVWNEAILDWKTSVVTPEILKQAYGEVTYANPKLDDQVPENNHEFFRARAKELESADYGDLEFFSFDEVEGVWSGQPLNRTVGTIMGPSGKETYYNLPMSGVVNIMRSMGNKDLYWVRADGCKMLGRYIMVAADLRVHPRGSLVETSLGTGIVCDTGEFALSNPYQIDIAVAWK, encoded by the coding sequence ATGAAAACAAAAAAGATATTTGCGGCTCTGACGGCTGTTTGTCTTTCTGCGCAGGCAGCTGGTCTCACGGCATTTGCCGAGACCATTGTACCTGATGAAGGCACTGATGGCTCTTCATCAGCCAGTACACAGCCTGCCGGAACGACAGTCCCGGATCCGACCAATACCAGTCCGGTGAGTCCGGAACCCGCCGAACCGGTCACACCGCCGGCAGCCCCCGAGCAGCCGGATGCACCGGCCGAGCCAGAAGCCGGGCAGCAGCCGGAAGCGCCGGATCAGCCGGATCAGCCGCAGCCTCCTGAAAACCCGGAAACACCGGAGGCTCCGGACAAGCCGGACAATCCGGACGATCCCGAAAATCCCGTGGACCCCGAAAATCCCGTGGACCCCGAAAACCCGGAGGATCCCGAAAACCCGGAGGATCCGAATGCACCGGCCGAGCCGGAACAGCCGGAGGAACCTTCTGAAAAACCGGCGGAACCTGCCGAACCCGAACAGCCGGCCACACCGGAACCCGCTCCTGTTCAGCCGGCTCCCGTGGCACCCTATGAGCCCGCACTTCCGGACAATCCCAGCTACACGATCCCTTCCGGTCCCTATGCACCGCTGAAGGTCATCAACACCATGGAAGATGCCCGCCTGACCATACCCGGCCTGGGGGACATCCGCCTGCTGCCGGACTTCAACAACGCACGGGCCTGGAAAGGCTCTTCCAGTTCCTACAACACCCCGGGTCTCTGGGGACAGTGCACCTGGTTTGCCTGGGGCCGCTTTTATGAAATCTACGGATTCGATCCCGGATTCACCGGAAACGGCAACCAGTGCGTGGATCAGCTCCTGGCCGCACACCCGGACAAATTCGAAAAATCCGACATGCCCAAAGCCGGTGCCGTCTTCTCCAGCGACTATGCCCACAACCACGTGGGTCTTGTCCTGGCGGTGGATGAGGAACAGGACCTCATGCTTATACAGGAAGCCAACTTCGATGGCGTCTCCAATCCCGTCTGGAACGAAGCGATTCTCGACTGGAAAACCAGCGTGGTCACTCCCGAAATCCTGAAGCAGGCCTATGGCGAAGTGACCTATGCAAATCCGAAACTGGATGACCAGGTGCCGGAAAACAATCATGAATTCTTCCGTGCACGGGCAAAGGAACTGGAATCCGCCGATTACGGTGATCTGGAGTTCTTCAGCTTTGACGAAGTCGAAGGCGTATGGAGCGGTCAGCCCCTCAACCGCACTGTGGGTACCATCATGGGTCCCTCTGGCAAGGAGACGTACTACAACCTCCCCATGTCGGGTGTGGTGAACATCATGCGCTCCATGGGAAACAAAGACCTCTACTGGGTTCGTGCAGATGGATGCAAAATGCTGGGCCGCTACATCATGGTCGCCGCCGATCTCCGTGTTCACCCCAGAGGCTCCCTGGTGGAAACCTCCCTGGGAACCGGCATCGTCTGCGATACAGGAGAATTTGCCCTGAGCAACCCCTATCAGATCGATATCGCCGTGGCCTGGAAGTAA
- a CDS encoding alpha/beta hydrolase, which translates to MTIVIIAVAGVAVFSRVLARFALDRKAKLNLVNYFDYETEHSWPDFRAAAARLNARRKTWTMTANDGLHLEVGYRPGRPGSHDWVILCHGYGDDAPDGMAKYAQPYIEAGWNILTPAARAHGKSEGRYIGMGWPERFDICGWMEKIREFDPEASIVLHGVSMGGATVLNAAGERPQGLRAVVADCAFTGIREEFAAQARALFGLPSFPVLDIASVFAGKWIGTSLKVTSTTGQTAKIQVPVLFVHGAKDAFVPFEMLDQNFSACRAPKAKLVISDAAHANSVFKDPGYGEKVMQFLGRVQCGEDVTSMFEEEPVQQ; encoded by the coding sequence TTGACAATTGTCATAATCGCTGTGGCGGGGGTTGCGGTCTTCTCCAGGGTACTTGCGCGTTTTGCCCTGGACAGGAAGGCGAAGCTGAATCTGGTCAATTACTTTGATTATGAAACCGAGCACAGCTGGCCGGATTTCCGGGCTGCAGCTGCCAGGCTGAATGCCCGGCGGAAAACCTGGACCATGACAGCCAATGACGGTCTGCACCTGGAAGTGGGATACCGGCCTGGAAGGCCGGGCAGTCATGACTGGGTGATTCTCTGTCATGGCTATGGGGATGATGCGCCGGATGGCATGGCGAAATATGCACAACCTTATATAGAGGCAGGATGGAACATACTGACACCCGCTGCTCGGGCGCATGGAAAGAGCGAAGGACGGTATATTGGCATGGGGTGGCCGGAACGGTTCGATATCTGCGGGTGGATGGAAAAAATCAGGGAATTCGACCCGGAGGCTTCCATTGTGCTGCATGGAGTTTCCATGGGCGGGGCTACGGTTCTCAATGCAGCGGGTGAGCGTCCACAGGGACTGAGAGCAGTTGTGGCGGACTGTGCGTTTACCGGGATTCGGGAGGAATTCGCAGCACAGGCCCGGGCCCTCTTTGGCCTTCCTTCATTCCCGGTCCTGGACATTGCATCTGTCTTTGCCGGCAAATGGATCGGGACGTCTCTCAAAGTGACAAGCACCACCGGACAGACAGCAAAGATCCAGGTGCCTGTCCTGTTTGTGCATGGAGCCAAAGACGCCTTCGTCCCCTTTGAAATGCTGGATCAGAATTTCTCAGCCTGCAGGGCGCCGAAGGCGAAGCTGGTGATTTCTGATGCGGCACATGCCAATTCTGTCTTCAAGGATCCCGGATATGGAGAAAAGGTGATGCAGTTTCTGGGCCGTGTGCAGTGCGGGGAGGATGTGACGTCGATGTTTGAGGAAGAACCGGTACAGCAGTGA